From Echinicola soli, a single genomic window includes:
- a CDS encoding acyl-CoA dehydrogenase family protein — protein sequence MHDALSFSQENEFPSNKVVDDNFTPSKNFFVSDKILVHFLQKEFSSEVWSFIQAGLSRLGKCAASDMDELSLTADKNPPKLIKRDLFGRDIQKIVYHPAYKTLLKIAVDAGILSVKWHPKYRMEYKNQIHRMGFSLAFIYGMGESGVSCPLCMTDGVATILDKYLSPRHSKRLIEHIYTRDIEHFFTGAMFMTEKVGGSDVGANRVLANKVGDSAYLLTGEKWFCSNASAEMKLVLARTDAAIKGTPGLSLFLVENTPSEGNESTMEYVRLKDKMGVRSMATAEIIFKDTKATIIGKEGEGFKIMTEMINLSRLWNGVISIAGFRRCLIEAYQFLCYRQTFGKRTLEHALVRNKLYELASRYVADFYLTWKTIAMLDKLEAGQEEYKDMLRFLIPIVKKQTAETCVYGIRECMELMGGLGYMEEGVVPKFMRDSLVLPIWEGTSNMMVLDTLRASVKGEGLERLVRQTKEALGKKTGMEKEMANFNYVLGQLDTLEVVDRDTAEYNAKEIFEKITRYIQLGMLINQEDRESASWIKPCIHWLRQQVADKKDLVKSPISTEEIIRMIAWGF from the coding sequence ATGCACGATGCATTGAGCTTTTCACAAGAAAATGAATTTCCATCAAACAAAGTGGTAGATGATAACTTCACTCCCAGCAAGAATTTTTTTGTAAGCGATAAGATCCTCGTTCATTTTTTGCAAAAGGAGTTTTCATCAGAGGTTTGGTCATTTATTCAAGCAGGGCTAAGCAGATTGGGCAAATGTGCGGCTTCGGATATGGACGAGCTTTCGCTGACAGCAGATAAAAATCCTCCAAAACTGATCAAAAGAGATCTTTTTGGCCGGGATATCCAAAAAATCGTCTATCACCCAGCTTATAAGACACTACTTAAAATCGCTGTAGATGCAGGTATCCTTAGCGTAAAATGGCATCCTAAATATCGGATGGAGTATAAAAATCAAATTCACCGGATGGGATTTAGCTTGGCTTTTATTTATGGTATGGGAGAGAGCGGAGTGTCCTGTCCGCTATGCATGACCGATGGTGTTGCCACTATCCTTGATAAATATCTATCTCCGAGACACAGTAAGCGATTGATCGAGCACATTTATACCAGGGATATTGAGCATTTTTTTACCGGAGCCATGTTTATGACCGAAAAGGTAGGAGGGTCCGATGTGGGTGCAAACAGAGTATTGGCAAATAAAGTCGGCGATTCTGCTTATCTACTTACTGGTGAAAAGTGGTTTTGCAGCAATGCTTCTGCAGAAATGAAATTGGTTCTGGCCAGAACGGATGCTGCCATTAAAGGGACTCCAGGATTATCTCTTTTCTTGGTAGAAAACACCCCATCTGAGGGGAATGAAAGTACCATGGAATACGTTAGGCTGAAGGACAAAATGGGCGTCAGGTCCATGGCAACAGCAGAGATCATTTTTAAGGACACCAAGGCCACCATCATCGGCAAAGAAGGTGAAGGGTTTAAGATCATGACCGAAATGATCAACCTCTCCCGTCTATGGAATGGTGTCATTTCCATTGCTGGATTCCGGAGATGCCTGATCGAGGCGTACCAATTTTTGTGCTATAGACAGACATTTGGAAAGCGGACATTAGAGCATGCGCTGGTCCGGAATAAGTTATATGAATTGGCTTCTCGCTATGTGGCTGATTTTTACCTGACGTGGAAAACGATTGCCATGTTGGATAAGTTGGAGGCTGGACAGGAAGAATATAAAGATATGCTACGTTTCCTTATTCCCATAGTGAAAAAGCAAACTGCCGAAACATGTGTATATGGTATTCGGGAATGCATGGAATTGATGGGGGGATTGGGCTATATGGAAGAAGGGGTAGTGCCAAAATTTATGCGCGATAGCCTTGTGTTACCTATTTGGGAAGGAACCAGCAATATGATGGTCTTGGACACGCTAAGGGCTAGTGTGAAAGGAGAGGGGCTGGAAAGACTTGTCCGCCAAACCAAAGAAGCTTTGGGCAAAAAAACCGGTATGGAAAAAGAAATGGCAAATTTCAATTATGTACTTGGCCAACTCGATACCCTTGAAGTGGTAGATAGGGATACCGCGGAATATAATGCAAAGGAGATTTTTGAAAAGATTACTCGTTATATCCAATTAGGCATGCTCATTAATCAAGAAGACAGGGAAAGTGCCTCTTGGATAAAGCCCTGCATTCATTGGCTGAGACAGCAAGTCGCGGATAAGAAAGACCTGGTAAAATCCCCTATTAGTACCGAGGAGATCATTAGGATGATCGCTTGGGGCTTTTGA
- a CDS encoding BamA/TamA family outer membrane protein: MKRNILILFLVWSFNAEIAEAQENESLKTTKQIQKRGLIHRYINGLINDTSDVAQPRFLFYPTLAYAPETSWEIGLSSLYVFYAKRDTSNRLSEINGFTFFTLEGQYGLWFDHAIYSDKEDWFFLGKLRFQRFPMYYYGIGPDTPEEYMAVVDSRQVLIKERVLRKMKKNFYLGVELDFNNFGAVEFEPKEEGGDIDYPVGAEGSTNVGLGVGLVYDNRHNVLNVRDGLFSELAYIKYAPFWAGKYEFATIITDNRIYRPISKNNVLAAQLFGQFNTGNVPFNMMSALGGESMMRGYYYGRYRDNNYLSTQVELRFLPLPLGFSKRIGAAVFGGTGTVFDDFSNLSLDKMVWSAGAGLRFLLFPSKDIYTRIDAAFTQEGHGFYIYIGEAF; this comes from the coding sequence ATGAAGAGAAACATTCTGATTTTATTTTTGGTTTGGAGTTTTAATGCTGAAATAGCGGAAGCACAGGAAAATGAAAGCCTGAAGACTACCAAGCAAATTCAAAAAAGAGGCTTAATTCACCGGTATATCAATGGACTGATCAACGACACCAGTGATGTGGCTCAACCTAGGTTTTTATTTTATCCTACATTGGCTTATGCACCTGAGACAAGCTGGGAAATTGGGCTGAGTTCATTGTATGTGTTTTATGCTAAAAGAGATACATCCAATCGGTTAAGTGAGATCAATGGGTTCACATTCTTTACCCTGGAAGGGCAATATGGGTTATGGTTTGATCATGCGATCTATAGTGATAAGGAAGATTGGTTCTTTTTAGGTAAACTCCGCTTTCAGCGCTTTCCAATGTACTATTACGGAATAGGTCCCGACACACCGGAGGAATATATGGCGGTGGTAGATTCTCGCCAAGTATTGATCAAGGAACGTGTCCTTCGTAAGATGAAGAAGAACTTTTACCTGGGAGTGGAGCTGGACTTTAATAATTTCGGAGCAGTGGAATTTGAACCGAAAGAAGAGGGAGGAGACATCGATTATCCTGTAGGAGCAGAAGGCTCTACCAATGTAGGACTTGGTGTCGGTCTGGTCTATGACAACAGGCATAATGTGCTCAATGTCCGCGATGGATTATTTTCAGAATTGGCGTATATCAAGTATGCTCCTTTTTGGGCTGGTAAGTATGAATTTGCTACGATAATCACTGATAATAGGATCTACCGGCCCATCAGCAAGAATAATGTCCTTGCTGCCCAATTATTTGGACAGTTCAATACAGGAAATGTTCCTTTTAATATGATGAGTGCGCTGGGCGGTGAAAGTATGATGAGGGGATACTATTATGGCCGCTATCGTGACAATAATTACCTAAGCACCCAAGTGGAATTACGCTTTCTTCCTTTACCTTTAGGGTTTTCCAAACGGATTGGAGCGGCTGTTTTCGGAGGAACGGGTACCGTCTTTGATGACTTCAGTAATCTTTCACTGGATAAAATGGTGTGGTCTGCAGGTGCTGGACTACGGTTTCTGTTGTTTCCTTCTAAAGACATTTATACACGGATTGATGCCGCCTTTACCCAGGAAGGGCATGGGTTTTACATTTATATTGGCGAAGCTTTTTAA
- a CDS encoding glycerophosphodiester phosphodiesterase, whose product MKTLITTVFLFSLLMSCSSKMDFHQNKIIAHRGAWKNLDLPQNSLASLERAVELGCEGSEFDVWMTADSVLVVNHDADFEGMIIEESTYEQLLTKKHKNGEKIATVEEYLNKGMQQTSTKLIFEIKPSKISTERSEYIAEKSVKTVQQLNAEKWVDYITFSYEGGLRAIALDPTANVAYLNGDKSPSELKEAGFFGFDYNIKLLRQKPEWIKEAQNLGLTVNAWTVNKREDMQWLLEQNVDFITTDEPEILFKLINE is encoded by the coding sequence ATGAAAACGCTAATTACCACTGTTTTTCTTTTCTCTTTACTTATGTCCTGTTCATCAAAAATGGATTTTCATCAAAATAAAATCATCGCACACCGTGGTGCCTGGAAAAATCTCGATCTTCCCCAAAATTCCCTGGCTTCACTTGAGAGGGCAGTGGAGTTAGGATGTGAAGGTTCAGAGTTTGACGTCTGGATGACGGCTGACAGTGTGCTGGTGGTAAATCACGATGCTGATTTTGAAGGAATGATTATTGAAGAATCTACATATGAGCAGCTTCTTACCAAAAAACATAAGAATGGTGAAAAGATTGCTACGGTCGAAGAATACCTCAATAAAGGCATGCAACAAACTTCCACCAAGTTGATCTTTGAGATAAAACCTTCAAAAATTAGTACGGAAAGAAGTGAGTATATCGCAGAAAAGTCCGTAAAAACGGTGCAGCAACTTAACGCGGAAAAATGGGTCGATTATATCACGTTTAGCTATGAGGGGGGCCTTCGTGCGATAGCCCTTGATCCTACTGCCAATGTAGCCTACCTAAATGGGGACAAATCCCCTTCAGAACTTAAGGAGGCTGGATTTTTTGGTTTTGATTACAATATCAAACTTCTGCGCCAAAAGCCAGAATGGATTAAAGAAGCGCAAAACCTGGGATTGACCGTAAATGCCTGGACTGTTAATAAAAGAGAAGACATGCAGTGGCTGCTAGAACAAAATGTAGACTTCATCACCACCGATGAACCGGAAATCCTCTTCAAACTGATCAATGAATAG
- a CDS encoding response regulator — protein MSKILILETDENLSDNIREILQMEGHELMEIDEVSDLNDALNKFYPDLFIIGVFLEQKTSGPATVNFMRRYHQIPVMFISDVYSQVNFEEEIREIQNIIILTKPFRAKDLVQKVSEILISPENDLSAP, from the coding sequence ATGTCTAAAATATTGATCCTGGAGACGGATGAAAATCTATCTGATAATATCCGGGAAATCCTTCAGATGGAAGGCCATGAACTTATGGAAATTGATGAAGTGAGTGATTTGAATGATGCTTTAAATAAATTTTATCCGGATTTATTTATTATTGGTGTGTTTTTAGAGCAGAAAACTTCTGGGCCGGCGACGGTGAATTTTATGCGTAGGTATCATCAAATTCCGGTGATGTTTATTTCTGATGTTTATTCTCAGGTAAATTTTGAGGAGGAGATCAGGGAAATTCAGAACATAATCATTCTAACAAAGCCCTTCAGGGCAAAAGATTTGGTTCAAAAAGTAAGTGAAATATTAATTTCGCCCGAAAACGACTTATCGGCACCATAA
- a CDS encoding DUF6660 family protein — protein MMKIIQVILSYYLLILVVLPCADEHSAVVSDNQDTVVVALEDHHSHGSDADYCSPLCVCHCCHIHYVVTDKPQVNFMNQFTSIHSSHFNDFKGIHSFDFLKPPKRFSPLTHLG, from the coding sequence ATGATGAAAATCATTCAAGTCATATTGAGTTATTACTTGTTGATACTGGTGGTTCTTCCTTGTGCCGATGAACACAGTGCTGTAGTTTCTGATAATCAGGATACTGTGGTGGTGGCATTGGAAGATCACCATTCTCATGGCTCCGATGCTGACTATTGCTCTCCATTATGTGTCTGCCATTGTTGTCATATTCATTATGTGGTAACCGATAAGCCACAAGTGAACTTTATGAATCAATTTACATCGATACATTCCTCACATTTTAATGATTTTAAAGGAATACATTCTTTTGATTTTTTAAAACCACCCAAACGTTTTTCCCCCCTTACCCATTTAGGATAA
- a CDS encoding CusA/CzcA family heavy metal efflux RND transporter, translated as MINKLITFSIKNKLIIGLFTLALIGLGIWSMLQVPVDAVPDITNNQVQVITQAPNLGTEDIEQFVTYPVELVMANLPGVKEVRSVSRFGLSVVTIVFEDDQGTYLPRQLVSEKLSEVRDEIPEGFGKPSMGPISTGLGEIYQYTLEVDSTYRDQYTITQLRTMQDWIIKRQMAMVPGVVEVNAFGGKIKQYEVAVNPDDLRAIGISISDIYTALEQNNQNTGGAYIERNHQANFIRGEGLVRSLDEIRNIIVTNRSGIPIKVKDVADVRYGHAVRYGAFTKNGNGEAVGGMILMLKGANSDKVIEAVKGRIEQIQLSLPEGVSIKPFLDRSDLVEKTTDTVTTNLLEGGLIVIFVLVLLLGNWRGGLIVASTIPLSLLFAFILMNAFDVWANLMSLGAIDFGIIVDGAVIIVESTVFYLHQKVKATKAIHQKDRDQQAAEASKNMMNSAFFGQLIILIVFLPILALEGVEGKMFQPMALTFIFAMLGAMLLCLTYVPMMAALFIRVRKDNRKSWGDRVVIWLEDKYVPLLERALKRGKWIVGMAIVLFGAAFLIFRNMGGEFIPQLDEGDIAFHIILSPGSSLSESVATSTQVEQIILDNFPEVEQVMSRFGVADVPTDPMPMDLGDCFVILKPKDQWVSATSKEELIEKIKDKISVLPGVNYEFTQPIEMRFNELLTGVREDIAIKLFGEDLEILAAKANEIGQLIGGIDGVADLRVEATTGLPQMTVHYNRDKLAQYDLDISTLNTVVQTAFAGKSAGAIFEGEKRFDLVIRLDSSNRRSIDDIKNLYVNISDEHQIPLKEVAEISYKPGPMQISRDNTNRRTYVGINVRGRDIESLVSEIQEKLTSSLDLPPGYYIRYGGAFENLERASKRLQLVVPAALASIFILIFFALKSVRQTLMIYMAIPLAAIGGIFSLWLRGMPFSISAGVGFIVLFGVAVLNGLVLINGLNELKSESNLSLVERIKAGTKRRIRPILLTALTDILGFLPMSISASSGAEVQRPLATVVIGGLITSTLLTLFLLPILYQWMENTKTKMMTPKTGMMLLIFTLGLLGSTSVKAQNPQISQPITLDEAIARANERYPMIQNAQLEIDKQTVLKKKAWDIGNTQLYTGGEEIKDDLGVYTTIGIQQQQIDVFGIPAKTKYQQKKIGLAEASLDLSEAELTKEVSLAFAQAYSAKQRYMLLEKMDSLYANFERAARIRYETEATSKLEWLSAQNKTKQITIQKEQGYRDFQISLKRLNLWLVSDTLFTIQVNDRKQLLTLSQESSIMENHPQILMARQQQELAKQGVRTARAGFLPKLYAQYGIQEVQGVTGYTTFQLGISIPLAFHQNQADVRAAKLEARQANSNLDQTKMEFNVAHQTAWEKYLKWKNAFSYYESEALPLAEEQERGALLAYQQGAIDYVAFLQNINDALSIEQNAQETLKSYLISKIELEYFNRSISNQDE; from the coding sequence ATGATCAATAAGCTTATTACATTTTCTATTAAAAATAAGCTCATTATCGGACTGTTTACCTTAGCCTTGATAGGGCTTGGTATCTGGAGTATGCTGCAAGTACCAGTAGATGCGGTACCTGACATTACCAACAACCAGGTGCAAGTCATCACCCAAGCTCCTAACTTAGGGACAGAAGATATTGAGCAGTTTGTCACTTATCCAGTAGAACTGGTCATGGCAAACCTACCCGGGGTGAAGGAAGTCAGGTCCGTTTCCCGGTTTGGCCTGTCAGTAGTGACTATTGTCTTTGAGGATGATCAGGGCACATACTTGCCCAGGCAGTTGGTGTCTGAAAAGCTCAGTGAAGTCCGTGACGAAATCCCGGAAGGTTTTGGCAAACCCAGTATGGGCCCGATTAGTACTGGCCTGGGAGAAATTTATCAATATACGCTGGAAGTCGACAGTACCTATCGTGACCAATATACTATCACCCAACTCCGGACCATGCAGGATTGGATCATCAAACGGCAGATGGCCATGGTGCCCGGTGTGGTGGAAGTGAATGCTTTTGGCGGTAAAATAAAGCAATATGAAGTAGCCGTAAACCCTGATGATTTGAGGGCTATTGGTATCAGCATAAGCGACATATACACTGCTTTAGAACAAAACAATCAAAACACAGGTGGTGCCTATATCGAACGAAACCATCAAGCTAATTTTATCCGTGGTGAAGGCTTGGTCAGAAGCTTGGATGAAATCCGAAATATCATCGTAACCAATCGCAGCGGTATCCCCATCAAAGTAAAAGACGTAGCAGATGTGAGGTATGGACATGCGGTACGCTATGGGGCATTTACCAAGAATGGCAATGGTGAAGCGGTTGGGGGAATGATCCTGATGCTAAAGGGAGCGAATTCCGATAAAGTAATTGAAGCTGTGAAAGGGCGGATCGAGCAGATTCAGCTTAGTCTCCCCGAAGGGGTAAGTATAAAGCCGTTTTTGGATAGAAGTGACCTCGTCGAAAAAACGACCGATACCGTTACCACCAATCTATTGGAAGGTGGCCTTATTGTGATTTTCGTGTTGGTATTGCTGCTTGGCAACTGGCGGGGAGGGCTGATTGTAGCCTCTACCATTCCATTGAGTTTGCTGTTTGCGTTTATCCTGATGAATGCCTTTGATGTTTGGGCAAATCTCATGAGTTTGGGTGCGATAGATTTTGGGATTATTGTAGATGGGGCTGTCATTATCGTGGAAAGTACTGTGTTTTATTTGCACCAAAAAGTCAAGGCCACTAAAGCCATCCACCAAAAAGATCGTGATCAGCAAGCGGCAGAAGCTTCCAAAAACATGATGAACTCAGCCTTTTTTGGTCAGTTGATCATTTTGATCGTCTTTCTGCCGATTTTGGCACTAGAAGGGGTGGAAGGTAAAATGTTTCAGCCGATGGCATTGACCTTTATTTTTGCAATGCTTGGAGCCATGTTGCTTTGCCTTACCTATGTGCCCATGATGGCCGCGCTCTTCATCCGAGTGCGTAAAGACAACCGTAAAAGCTGGGGAGACCGAGTGGTCATTTGGTTGGAAGATAAATATGTTCCATTGTTGGAGCGGGCATTGAAGCGAGGCAAATGGATCGTAGGAATGGCCATTGTATTATTTGGCGCGGCATTTTTAATTTTCAGAAATATGGGAGGCGAATTCATTCCTCAATTGGATGAGGGAGATATTGCTTTTCATATTATTCTTTCGCCCGGTAGCTCACTTTCTGAGTCGGTGGCCACTTCCACGCAAGTAGAACAGATCATTCTTGACAATTTCCCAGAGGTGGAACAGGTGATGAGCCGTTTTGGAGTAGCCGATGTGCCCACCGATCCGATGCCCATGGACTTGGGAGATTGTTTTGTGATTTTAAAACCAAAAGACCAATGGGTATCCGCCACATCAAAAGAGGAGCTCATTGAAAAAATAAAGGACAAAATCAGCGTACTTCCTGGAGTCAATTACGAATTTACCCAGCCTATCGAAATGCGGTTCAATGAGCTGCTGACGGGCGTGAGGGAAGATATTGCGATTAAGTTGTTTGGTGAAGACTTAGAAATCTTAGCTGCCAAAGCCAATGAGATAGGGCAGTTGATCGGTGGAATAGATGGTGTGGCCGATCTACGGGTAGAAGCGACCACTGGCTTGCCCCAAATGACCGTCCACTACAACCGTGATAAACTGGCTCAATATGACCTGGATATTTCTACGCTCAATACGGTGGTCCAGACGGCCTTTGCCGGAAAAAGTGCAGGAGCCATTTTTGAAGGGGAAAAGCGCTTTGATTTGGTGATCAGGTTGGACTCTTCGAACAGAAGGAGCATAGACGATATCAAGAACCTGTATGTCAATATTTCTGATGAACATCAGATTCCGCTCAAAGAAGTGGCCGAAATCAGCTATAAACCAGGCCCTATGCAGATCAGTCGGGACAATACCAACCGACGAACGTACGTCGGGATCAATGTCCGCGGGAGGGACATCGAATCACTGGTGAGCGAAATCCAGGAAAAGCTAACAAGTTCCTTGGACCTTCCTCCGGGATATTATATCCGCTATGGGGGAGCCTTTGAAAATCTAGAAAGGGCCTCTAAACGCCTTCAGCTGGTGGTGCCTGCGGCATTGGCGAGTATCTTCATTTTGATCTTCTTTGCGCTAAAGTCCGTGAGGCAAACACTGATGATCTATATGGCCATTCCTCTGGCGGCCATTGGCGGTATCTTCTCGCTGTGGTTAAGAGGAATGCCCTTCAGCATTTCCGCTGGAGTGGGCTTTATCGTTTTGTTCGGTGTAGCTGTGCTGAATGGCCTAGTGCTGATCAATGGACTCAATGAGCTCAAATCAGAAAGTAACCTATCGCTGGTAGAACGGATAAAAGCTGGTACCAAAAGGCGAATCAGGCCGATTCTTCTGACCGCACTTACCGATATTCTGGGTTTTTTGCCTATGTCCATTTCTGCTTCTTCCGGGGCGGAAGTGCAGCGGCCATTAGCCACCGTGGTAATTGGTGGCCTGATTACCTCTACCTTGCTTACCTTATTCCTTTTACCCATACTTTACCAATGGATGGAAAATACCAAAACCAAAATGATGACACCCAAAACCGGGATGATGCTGTTAATATTTACGTTGGGACTTTTGGGTTCCACCAGTGTTAAGGCGCAAAATCCACAGATTAGTCAACCCATCACATTGGATGAGGCGATTGCCCGGGCCAATGAGCGGTATCCCATGATACAAAATGCCCAATTGGAAATCGACAAACAGACGGTGCTAAAAAAGAAAGCGTGGGACATCGGAAATACACAGCTCTATACAGGCGGAGAAGAAATCAAGGACGACCTTGGCGTATACACGACCATTGGCATCCAGCAGCAGCAAATAGATGTTTTTGGCATACCGGCCAAGACCAAATACCAGCAGAAAAAAATTGGACTCGCGGAAGCATCCTTGGATCTGTCGGAAGCTGAACTGACGAAAGAGGTAAGCCTTGCTTTTGCGCAAGCATATAGTGCCAAGCAACGTTATATGCTACTGGAAAAAATGGATTCTTTGTATGCCAATTTTGAACGAGCGGCTCGGATCCGATATGAGACAGAAGCAACAAGTAAGTTGGAGTGGCTTAGTGCCCAGAATAAAACCAAGCAGATTACCATTCAGAAGGAGCAAGGCTATCGAGACTTTCAAATTAGCCTTAAAAGACTAAACCTGTGGCTGGTCAGTGATACGCTATTTACCATTCAGGTAAATGATCGGAAGCAGCTCTTGACCCTTAGTCAAGAATCAAGTATCATGGAAAACCATCCCCAAATATTAATGGCAAGGCAACAGCAAGAATTGGCAAAGCAGGGAGTTAGAACAGCACGAGCCGGCTTTTTACCAAAGCTCTATGCCCAATATGGGATTCAGGAAGTCCAGGGCGTTACAGGATATACTACATTCCAACTGGGCATTAGTATTCCATTAGCATTCCACCAAAACCAAGCAGATGTCCGTGCGGCAAAGCTGGAAGCCAGGCAAGCAAATAGCAACTTGGATCAAACGAAAATGGAATTTAATGTGGCGCATCAGACAGCTTGGGAAAAATACCTGAAATGGAAAAATGCCTTTTCGTATTACGAATCAGAGGCTCTTCCACTTGCTGAAGAGCAG